Proteins encoded in a region of the Paucidesulfovibrio longus DSM 6739 genome:
- a CDS encoding PEP/pyruvate-binding domain-containing protein, with protein sequence MDFFGLLERRRNRRRQAREKALEGFRRRYVSFLELLESNSNLLGIIGDMEEKLRGDELFGMSYVRSRATRALFHAQRMARSYDVLSGGMGGAVLDALEGIRGRILALLEDKVGEEPTELVLPFERAGKDMLDFVGGKSAHLGEMVRAGTPVPPGFAVTTAAFRALLAAPLPGGGELRAEIRRHLLAVDPARPQSVNEAADEIAALFAQVPLPARIAESLDRACAELESTTGGPVLLAFRSSAVGEDSELSFAGQYLTLLGVRREDAGRAWLRVAASLFSPHALTYRLHKGVPFEDTAMAVACLVMVPSVCSGVLYTRHPYEPLDPRLRVDGVWGLGPYAVDGVVEPDAWLVERDPLRVSEFAAGDKHARLVLGPDGAPQEESVSGEERLRPCLENSVVLELCRLGLELERRFGAPQDIEWAMHPDGRILILQSRPLRAGGGGMAASPPVPGREVLLSGGRTACPGVGCGVVRRVREGDDLLDFPEGGVLVAERSSPGYVLVFQRAQAVVTDAGSVTGHMASLCREFDLPAVLGMKGAVRTLRDGMEVTVDAFSGRVYAGRVDELLALRRERAVLMTGSPVHETLRALAELITPLHLTNPKAPEFGPQGCTSLHDVMRLIHERSYERMFLVSDQASDVSGLSVKLAAQLPLDLHVIDLGGGLDDPDVSDVVTVEQVTSAPFKALLAGMLDGNLRGGEPRPVSLSGFLSVMSSQLLTPPEAGGQRFGDRSYAIVSDKYLNFSSRVGYHYSILDAYAGQNVNKNYVSFEFKGGAAAEELRVRRVRAIARILGVLGFVTETRGDRVVARLLKRERGEILDRLEAVGRLLIFTRQMDMLMTSEARVDLLAESFLNGDYHCSGLRGPCPEERPGGES encoded by the coding sequence ATGGACTTTTTCGGTCTTCTGGAGCGGCGCCGCAACAGGCGGCGTCAGGCGCGGGAAAAGGCCCTCGAAGGCTTTCGCAGGCGCTACGTGAGCTTTCTGGAACTGCTCGAATCGAACTCGAACCTGCTCGGCATCATCGGCGACATGGAGGAAAAGCTGCGCGGGGACGAGCTGTTCGGCATGTCCTACGTGCGCTCGCGGGCGACGCGCGCCCTGTTCCACGCCCAGCGCATGGCCCGCAGCTACGACGTGCTCTCCGGCGGCATGGGCGGGGCGGTCCTCGACGCCCTGGAAGGCATTCGCGGGCGCATTCTGGCGCTGCTGGAGGACAAGGTCGGCGAGGAGCCCACGGAGCTGGTCCTGCCCTTCGAGCGCGCCGGCAAGGACATGCTCGACTTCGTGGGCGGCAAGAGCGCGCACCTGGGCGAAATGGTCCGGGCGGGAACTCCGGTCCCGCCGGGCTTCGCCGTGACGACGGCTGCGTTCCGGGCGCTTCTGGCCGCGCCGCTGCCCGGAGGCGGGGAGCTGCGCGCCGAAATCCGCCGCCACCTGCTGGCGGTGGACCCGGCCCGGCCCCAGTCCGTGAACGAGGCCGCCGACGAAATCGCGGCCCTGTTTGCGCAGGTGCCCCTGCCTGCCCGGATAGCCGAGTCCCTGGACCGTGCCTGCGCGGAGCTGGAATCCACAACGGGCGGGCCGGTGCTTCTGGCGTTTCGGTCCAGCGCCGTGGGCGAGGACAGCGAGCTGAGCTTTGCGGGACAGTATCTTACGTTGCTCGGCGTGCGCCGCGAGGATGCGGGCCGGGCCTGGCTGCGCGTGGCCGCCAGCCTGTTCAGCCCCCACGCCCTGACCTACCGCCTGCACAAGGGCGTGCCCTTCGAGGATACGGCCATGGCCGTGGCCTGTCTGGTCATGGTCCCTTCCGTTTGCAGCGGCGTGCTCTACACGCGCCACCCCTACGAGCCCTTGGACCCGCGCCTGCGGGTGGACGGGGTCTGGGGGCTGGGACCGTATGCCGTGGACGGCGTGGTCGAGCCGGACGCCTGGCTGGTGGAGCGCGATCCCCTGCGCGTTTCCGAATTCGCCGCCGGCGACAAGCACGCCCGGCTGGTGCTCGGCCCGGACGGCGCTCCGCAGGAGGAGTCCGTTTCCGGCGAGGAGCGCCTTCGCCCCTGTCTGGAAAATTCCGTGGTGCTGGAGCTGTGCCGCCTGGGACTGGAACTGGAAAGGCGTTTCGGCGCGCCCCAGGATATCGAGTGGGCCATGCACCCGGACGGACGGATTCTGATCCTGCAATCGCGGCCGCTGCGCGCGGGCGGCGGGGGCATGGCGGCCTCGCCGCCCGTGCCCGGACGTGAAGTGCTGCTCTCCGGCGGGCGCACGGCCTGCCCCGGCGTGGGCTGCGGCGTGGTCCGCAGGGTTCGCGAGGGCGACGACCTGCTCGATTTCCCGGAAGGGGGGGTGCTCGTGGCCGAACGCTCCTCGCCGGGCTACGTGCTCGTCTTTCAGCGCGCCCAGGCCGTGGTCACGGACGCGGGCAGCGTCACCGGTCACATGGCCTCGCTCTGCCGCGAGTTCGATCTGCCCGCCGTTCTCGGCATGAAGGGGGCCGTCCGGACCCTGCGGGACGGCATGGAGGTCACGGTGGACGCGTTTTCCGGCCGGGTCTACGCGGGCCGCGTGGACGAGCTGCTGGCGCTGCGCCGCGAACGCGCCGTGCTGATGACGGGTTCGCCCGTGCACGAAACCTTGCGCGCCCTGGCCGAGCTGATCACGCCCCTGCATCTGACCAACCCCAAGGCGCCGGAATTCGGGCCGCAGGGCTGCACGAGCCTGCACGACGTGATGCGGCTGATCCATGAACGCTCCTACGAGCGGATGTTCCTGGTCAGCGACCAGGCTTCGGATGTTTCAGGCCTGTCCGTGAAGCTGGCCGCGCAGCTGCCCCTGGACCTGCACGTCATCGACCTGGGCGGCGGCCTGGACGACCCGGACGTGTCCGACGTCGTGACGGTCGAGCAGGTCACGTCCGCGCCGTTCAAGGCGCTCCTCGCGGGCATGCTCGACGGCAACCTGCGGGGCGGAGAGCCCCGGCCCGTGAGTCTGTCGGGCTTTCTCTCCGTGATGAGCAGCCAGCTCCTGACCCCGCCGGAAGCGGGCGGGCAGCGCTTCGGCGACCGCAGCTACGCCATCGTCTCGGACAAGTACCTGAACTTCAGCTCGCGCGTGGGGTATCATTACTCCATTCTGGACGCCTACGCCGGGCAGAACGTGAACAAGAACTACGTCAGCTTCGAGTTCAAGGGCGGCGCCGCGGCCGAGGAGCTGCGCGTGCGCCGGGTCCGGGCCATAGCCCGCATCCTGGGCGTTCTCGGATTCGTGACGGAAACGCGGGGGGACCGGGTCGTGGCCCGGCTGCTCAAGCGCGAGCGCGGAGAAATCCTGGATCGGCTCGAGGCGGTGGGCAGGCTGCTGATCTTCACGCGGCAGATGGACATGCTCATGACCAGCGAGGCCCGCGTGGACCTGCTGGCCGAGAGCTTCCTGAACGGGGACTACCATTGCTCCGGCCTGCGCGGCCCGTGCCCGGAGGAGCGTCCCGGCGGCGAGTCTTAA
- a CDS encoding YfiR family protein has translation MGFLSKSLVAVLLALLCCAPAWAGPAMAPEQLRALFLQRIVKYVHWPEAARPAPGRPFVIAAANPAPLRPWFRDADPARFRLVAWPAEDCQVLYLNTDNPREAAAVLQQIGGRPVLTVGENSAFADLGGIISFIPSGSRLRLLANPAAASRAGLGLSARLLELAIVRGAEHGANQRAEVEATADAGPEARP, from the coding sequence ATGGGATTTCTGAGCAAGAGTCTGGTCGCCGTCCTGCTCGCGCTGCTCTGCTGCGCTCCGGCCTGGGCCGGTCCTGCCATGGCTCCCGAACAGCTTCGGGCGCTCTTTCTCCAGCGCATCGTCAAGTACGTGCATTGGCCCGAGGCGGCCCGGCCCGCTCCGGGCCGGCCCTTTGTCATCGCCGCGGCAAACCCGGCTCCCCTGCGCCCCTGGTTTCGGGACGCGGACCCCGCCCGCTTCCGGCTCGTGGCCTGGCCCGCCGAAGACTGCCAGGTGCTCTACCTGAACACCGATAACCCCCGCGAGGCCGCGGCCGTCCTGCAACAAATCGGCGGTCGGCCCGTGCTCACCGTGGGCGAAAACAGCGCCTTCGCGGACCTGGGAGGCATCATCAGCTTCATTCCGTCGGGCAGCCGCCTGCGCCTGCTGGCCAATCCCGCGGCCGCCTCGCGCGCGGGCCTCGGACTGAGCGCCCGGCTGCTGGAGCTGGCCATCGTGCGCGGGGCCGAGCACGGCGCGAACCAGCGGGCGGAGGTCGAGGCCACGGCGGACGCCGGACCGGAGGCCCGGCCATGA
- a CDS encoding MacB family efflux pump subunit, with protein MNGSGKPPLIELRGVSRIYGFGSQVLRALDNVSLSVERGEFVAVMGTSGSGKSTLMNILGCLDRPSEGTYRVQGRDVAALDPDELAALRRDTFGFVFQRYNLLATATASENVEIPAIYAGLGKADRSRRAHALLASLGLGDRADHRPGELSGGQQQRVSIARALMNDAAVILADEPTGALDSKSGQEVLALLKELHAQGRTIILITHDASVAEHAERTVAISDGRILSDERRGGTGADDAGRPPAPPGGSERSAMTAQSMEAVKMAWRSLRANIFRTALTLLGVVIGVGAVVAMLAVGNGSKESVMKRIESMGTRLMIVMPGAPGMRPSGEIVTLTTGDAEAVRDVDNVESVTPERSSQQTVRYRNIDYQTSLNGVWPSFLDIKEWSLAEGTFFTGEDLKGYAPVVVLGNTVKKNLFPGGESPIGKYVLLKNVPFEVIGVLAEQGANAMGSDQDDVVLLPITTGFMRLFGQHYVGHLMIKVKDKDRIAETQEAVRSLLLKRHRTEDFQLRNTASLMAMAEATQNTLTMLLGTVAAISLLVGGIGVMNIMLVSVTERTREIGIRMATGARMRDIMLQFNTEALVVCGAGGIIGVGLGFATALVAKLMGANVAFSTAPAVLAFLCSVGTGLLFGYLPARKAARLDPVAALSSE; from the coding sequence ATGAACGGATCAGGTAAACCGCCGCTGATCGAGCTGCGCGGGGTCAGCCGGATCTACGGATTCGGAAGCCAGGTGCTGCGCGCGCTGGACAACGTTTCCCTGAGCGTGGAACGCGGCGAGTTCGTGGCCGTCATGGGCACGTCCGGGTCGGGAAAATCCACGCTGATGAACATCCTCGGCTGCCTGGACCGGCCCAGCGAGGGAACCTACCGCGTGCAGGGCCGCGACGTTGCCGCCCTGGACCCGGACGAGCTGGCCGCGCTGCGGCGCGACACCTTCGGGTTCGTGTTCCAGCGCTACAACCTGCTCGCCACGGCAACCGCGTCTGAAAACGTGGAAATCCCGGCGATCTACGCCGGTCTCGGCAAGGCTGACCGCAGCAGGCGCGCCCATGCGCTGCTGGCCTCCCTGGGCCTGGGCGATCGCGCGGACCACAGGCCGGGCGAGCTTTCCGGCGGCCAGCAGCAGCGCGTGTCCATCGCCCGCGCCCTGATGAACGACGCGGCCGTGATCCTGGCGGACGAGCCCACAGGCGCGCTGGACAGCAAGAGCGGCCAGGAAGTCCTGGCCCTGCTCAAGGAGCTGCACGCCCAGGGCCGGACCATCATCCTGATCACGCACGACGCCTCCGTGGCCGAGCATGCGGAGCGCACCGTCGCCATAAGCGACGGAAGGATTCTTTCCGACGAACGGCGGGGCGGGACAGGCGCGGATGACGCTGGCCGCCCCCCGGCCCCTCCGGGCGGGTCCGAACGCAGCGCCATGACCGCCCAGAGCATGGAAGCCGTGAAGATGGCCTGGCGCTCGCTGCGGGCGAACATCTTCCGCACGGCCCTGACCCTGCTCGGCGTGGTCATCGGCGTGGGCGCTGTGGTGGCCATGCTCGCCGTGGGCAACGGCAGCAAGGAATCGGTCATGAAGCGCATCGAGTCCATGGGCACGCGGCTGATGATCGTCATGCCTGGCGCGCCCGGAATGCGCCCCTCAGGCGAAATCGTGACCCTGACCACGGGCGACGCCGAGGCCGTCCGGGACGTGGATAACGTGGAATCCGTCACGCCGGAGCGCAGCTCGCAGCAGACCGTGCGCTACCGGAACATCGACTACCAGACCTCCCTGAACGGCGTCTGGCCTTCCTTCCTCGACATCAAGGAATGGAGCCTGGCCGAGGGAACCTTCTTCACCGGGGAAGATCTCAAGGGCTACGCCCCCGTGGTGGTTCTGGGCAACACCGTGAAGAAAAACCTCTTCCCCGGCGGGGAAAGTCCCATCGGAAAGTACGTGCTGCTCAAGAACGTGCCCTTCGAGGTCATCGGCGTGCTCGCGGAACAAGGCGCCAACGCCATGGGCTCGGACCAGGACGACGTGGTCCTGCTGCCCATCACCACCGGGTTCATGCGGCTCTTCGGCCAGCACTACGTGGGCCATCTGATGATCAAGGTCAAGGACAAGGACCGCATCGCCGAGACGCAGGAGGCCGTGCGCAGCCTGCTGCTCAAGCGGCACCGCACCGAGGACTTCCAGCTGCGCAACACGGCCTCGCTCATGGCCATGGCCGAGGCGACCCAGAACACCCTGACCATGCTGCTCGGCACGGTGGCGGCCATTTCCCTGCTCGTGGGCGGCATCGGGGTCATGAACATCATGCTCGTGAGCGTCACGGAACGCACGCGGGAAATCGGAATCCGCATGGCCACGGGCGCGCGCATGCGCGACATCATGCTCCAGTTCAACACCGAAGCGCTCGTGGTCTGCGGCGCAGGAGGAATCATCGGCGTAGGCCTCGGTTTCGCCACGGCCCTGGTCGCGAAGCTCATGGGCGCGAACGTGGCCTTCTCCACGGCCCCTGCGGTGCTGGCCTTCCTCTGTTCCGTGGGCACCGGGCTGCTCTTCGGATACCTGCCCGCGCGCAAGGCCGCCCGGCTCGACCCGGTCGCGGCGCTGTCCTCGGAGTAG
- a CDS encoding periplasmic heavy metal sensor, whose protein sequence is MAEKRRTLTGYLLIGSLAVNLLLGGYFIAGLLRHPFHPPNPFVGLPNPHQISAVLPEDSRPLIRSVLDVHEGEVRTAMTRLFTTQKQVAAAMRAEPFDPDRLRAVLDEYSARQMDLIVAHQHTVADLVGRLDAQGRANVAELLKLPPPPKNFKGKFPPPPPQD, encoded by the coding sequence ATGGCCGAAAAACGTCGCACTCTGACAGGCTATCTGCTGATCGGCTCCCTGGCCGTGAACCTGCTCCTGGGAGGATACTTCATCGCCGGGCTGCTGCGGCACCCCTTCCATCCGCCGAATCCTTTTGTCGGGCTGCCCAACCCGCACCAGATTTCCGCCGTGCTGCCCGAAGACAGCAGGCCCTTGATCCGCTCCGTTCTGGATGTTCACGAAGGCGAGGTGCGGACCGCCATGACGCGTCTCTTCACGACGCAGAAGCAGGTGGCCGCAGCCATGCGGGCCGAGCCGTTCGATCCGGACCGCCTGCGCGCGGTCCTGGACGAGTATTCCGCGCGGCAGATGGATTTGATCGTCGCGCACCAGCATACCGTGGCGGACCTCGTGGGCAGGCTGGACGCGCAGGGCAGGGCGAACGTGGCCGAGCTGCTCAAGCTTCCGCCGCCGCCGAAGAATTTCAAAGGCAAGTTTCCTCCTCCGCCGCCCCAGGATTAA
- a CDS encoding RNA polymerase sigma factor has product MSGATNSPRRNHRGGAYQGRTRPGEAVRRLAGTGALDYHRAAVLRGRTERAPAAWNRSEMPSGLQQRAPRTDPDLEFVRRVAQGDGAACAELVDRHLGRITAFAARMLGERAEAEEVAQEVFLRVWKHADNWEPGRALFSTWLHKVALNLCYDRLRRRRETALPEGFEPEGREDSPETALRRKQRSHRVARAVASLPERQRAAIALCHYQELGNIEAAGIMNVSVEALESLLARGRRRLRELLEEEYSSMASD; this is encoded by the coding sequence GTGAGCGGCGCGACGAATTCTCCGCGACGGAATCATCGCGGCGGGGCGTATCAGGGGAGAACGCGACCCGGTGAGGCAGTCCGCAGGCTGGCAGGAACGGGCGCATTGGATTATCATCGGGCTGCCGTTTTGCGGGGGCGCACGGAGCGCGCCCCGGCGGCCTGGAACCGGAGTGAAATGCCGAGCGGATTGCAGCAGCGCGCCCCGCGGACCGACCCCGATCTGGAGTTCGTCCGCCGCGTGGCCCAGGGAGACGGCGCGGCCTGCGCCGAACTTGTGGACCGGCACCTTGGCCGGATCACGGCCTTTGCCGCGCGCATGCTCGGCGAGCGCGCCGAGGCCGAGGAGGTGGCGCAGGAGGTCTTCTTGCGGGTCTGGAAGCACGCGGACAATTGGGAACCGGGACGTGCCCTGTTCAGCACCTGGCTGCACAAGGTGGCCTTGAACCTCTGCTACGACAGGCTGCGCCGCAGGCGGGAAACGGCCCTGCCCGAGGGCTTCGAGCCGGAAGGCCGCGAGGACTCGCCCGAAACGGCCCTGCGCCGCAAGCAGCGCTCCCACCGCGTGGCCCGCGCGGTGGCCTCCCTGCCGGAGCGGCAGCGGGCGGCCATTGCGCTCTGCCATTACCAGGAGCTGGGCAACATCGAGGCCGCCGGGATCATGAACGTGTCCGTGGAGGCCCTGGAATCGCTGCTCGCGCGGGGCAGGCGCAGGCTGCGGGAATTGCTTGAGGAGGAATACTCCTCGATGGCGTCGGATTGA
- a CDS encoding CHASE sensor domain-containing protein, which translates to MNRFARMPLGRKLGAVVLGVTGLALILALALNTLFQMHGYRTDTLQKTQALAEIMAASTAAALDFHDPQTASENLAALRLVPHITWAAVRDSEGALFASYGTLPPEIRAPGKAENPPLSDGHELSFSDLLVRRVIRSGRESSGQLTLGCSLDGQWSILARQLAVSVPILLAALGLSTLLIRFFQRRITTPLQRLHGAMNAIADGKDYSERVRYAADDEIGALVGMFNAMLEEVEKRDQWLRSHRELLEQMVATRTHQLEAKRAELAVKNRRLAEEVRVRREAEMIREEVERINSHDLKSSLNLVIGYPELMLRLGGLTDEHRECLHRIEAAGYRMLDMIRHQLDLFKMEKGIYRLRAGRVDAVQLLCGLEDELRPLLLQRKVRLGMRLDGREVQGTEQLLLEGEEGLLCTMFRNLLVNGIEASRPGDAVEVHIRRGTRTRISIRNALPVPAPVRSRFFEKYVTHGKEDGTGLGTYSAALIARTHGATITVRTGDRRGTVITVAFPANESAPPRNARPPETASADASTTDGGSTRKKGG; encoded by the coding sequence ATGAACCGCTTCGCGCGCATGCCCCTGGGCCGCAAGCTGGGCGCGGTCGTCCTCGGCGTGACCGGCCTGGCCCTGATCCTGGCCCTGGCCCTGAACACGCTCTTCCAGATGCACGGCTACCGCACCGACACGCTCCAGAAAACCCAGGCCCTGGCAGAGATCATGGCCGCGTCCACGGCGGCGGCCCTGGACTTCCACGACCCGCAGACCGCCTCGGAAAATCTCGCGGCCCTGCGCCTCGTGCCCCACATCACCTGGGCTGCGGTGCGCGACTCCGAAGGCGCGCTCTTCGCCTCCTACGGGACGCTCCCCCCGGAAATCCGCGCGCCCGGCAAGGCAGAGAATCCGCCCCTTTCGGACGGACACGAGCTGTCCTTTTCCGATCTCCTGGTCCGCCGCGTGATCCGCTCCGGCCGGGAAAGTTCCGGCCAGTTGACCCTCGGATGCAGCCTGGACGGCCAGTGGTCGATCCTGGCAAGGCAGCTCGCCGTTTCCGTGCCCATCCTCCTGGCCGCCCTGGGCCTGAGCACGCTGCTGATCCGCTTTTTCCAGCGGCGCATCACCACGCCCCTGCAACGGCTGCACGGAGCCATGAACGCCATCGCCGACGGCAAGGACTATTCCGAGCGGGTGCGCTACGCCGCGGACGACGAGATCGGCGCGCTGGTGGGCATGTTCAACGCCATGCTCGAAGAGGTGGAAAAGCGCGACCAGTGGCTGCGCTCGCACCGCGAGCTTCTGGAGCAGATGGTGGCCACGCGCACGCATCAGCTGGAGGCCAAGCGCGCCGAACTGGCCGTGAAGAACCGCCGCCTGGCCGAGGAGGTCCGCGTGCGGCGCGAGGCGGAGATGATCCGCGAGGAGGTCGAGCGCATCAACAGCCACGACCTGAAATCCTCGCTCAACCTCGTGATCGGCTATCCGGAGCTGATGCTGCGCCTGGGCGGGCTCACGGACGAGCACCGGGAATGCCTGCACCGCATCGAGGCGGCGGGCTACCGCATGCTGGACATGATCCGGCACCAGCTCGACCTCTTCAAGATGGAAAAGGGCATCTACCGCCTGCGGGCCGGGCGCGTGGACGCGGTGCAGCTGCTCTGCGGGCTGGAGGACGAGCTGCGCCCCCTGCTGCTCCAGCGCAAGGTGCGCCTGGGCATGCGCCTGGACGGACGCGAGGTCCAGGGCACGGAGCAATTGTTGCTGGAAGGCGAGGAAGGGCTGCTCTGCACCATGTTCCGGAACCTGCTGGTCAACGGCATCGAGGCATCCCGGCCCGGCGACGCGGTGGAGGTCCATATCCGGCGGGGAACGCGCACGCGCATCTCCATCCGCAACGCCCTTCCCGTGCCCGCGCCCGTGCGCAGCCGCTTTTTCGAAAAGTACGTCACCCACGGCAAGGAGGACGGCACCGGACTGGGCACGTACTCCGCCGCGCTCATCGCCCGGACGCACGGGGCGACCATCACCGTGCGTACCGGGGACCGGCGCGGCACCGTGATCACCGTCGCCTTCCCCGCCAACGAGTCCGCCCCTCCCCGAAACGCCCGCCCGCCCGAAACCGCGTCTGCGGACGCTTCGACGACGGACGGCGGATCGACGCGAAAAAAGGGCGGCTGA
- a CDS encoding response regulator has product MSETNRPKVLLVDDEDRFRSIMIKILKLKGIEARGAATAAEALLAVAEETFDAVLLDMRLGEDSGLDVLRGLRAAGVETEVIVLTGHALPELPADLAGEGVSDYLLKPVEPDEIAARIESVVERAQALRRLL; this is encoded by the coding sequence ATGAGCGAAACGAACCGGCCCAAGGTGCTGCTCGTGGACGACGAGGACCGCTTCCGGTCGATCATGATCAAGATCCTGAAGCTCAAGGGCATCGAGGCGCGGGGAGCGGCCACGGCGGCCGAGGCTCTGCTGGCCGTGGCCGAGGAGACCTTCGACGCGGTGCTGCTGGACATGCGCCTCGGCGAGGATTCCGGGCTGGACGTGCTGCGCGGGCTGCGCGCCGCCGGAGTGGAAACCGAGGTCATCGTGCTCACGGGGCACGCCCTGCCGGAACTTCCCGCGGACCTCGCGGGCGAGGGCGTCAGCGATTATCTGCTCAAGCCCGTGGAGCCCGACGAAATCGCGGCGCGCATCGAGTCCGTGGTCGAACGCGCCCAGGCCCTGCGCCGCCTGCTTTAA
- a CDS encoding EF-hand domain-containing protein, translating to MRIGKRVGAAMLPLILATGLFLLAPAALAGQGGPEGPGGHGPGFGPGIAVEKIDADSDGRISQDEISAYAARQATEIDTDKNGKVSIKELRDLEERRREAMLEKRYRAMDKNNDGVVSVEEYEQALKARFEFVPAGRGGPGDMPPRQ from the coding sequence ATGAGAATTGGAAAACGTGTCGGCGCGGCCATGCTGCCGCTGATCTTGGCGACGGGTCTGTTCCTGTTGGCTCCGGCGGCCTTGGCGGGGCAGGGCGGGCCGGAAGGACCCGGCGGACACGGTCCTGGTTTCGGGCCCGGCATCGCCGTGGAGAAGATCGACGCGGACAGCGACGGTCGGATCAGCCAGGACGAGATCAGCGCCTACGCGGCCCGGCAGGCCACGGAAATCGACACGGACAAGAACGGCAAGGTCAGTATCAAGGAATTGCGCGATCTTGAGGAGCGTCGCCGCGAGGCCATGCTGGAAAAGCGGTACCGCGCCATGGACAAGAACAATGACGGCGTGGTCAGCGTGGAGGAATACGAGCAGGCGCTGAAGGCGCGGTTCGAGTTTGTTCCGGCGGGTCGCGGCGGTCCCGGCGACATGCCCCCCCGGCAGTAA
- the macA gene encoding macrolide transporter subunit MacA produces MTKTQKKRLRLGAFAALLLAAAAGFGFGFRPGADAPQWETIPVSRGDVENTVTCLGSLQPKDYVDVGAQVSGQLKQVLVDIGDHVEKGQLLAVIDDSTYRAQVEGDKAELANLNAQVAQEQAELELAQLQYKRNAKLREADAVSQSDLDTSRSELRVAEAKINALKAQIRKAESSLSSAQTNLEYTRIYAPMSGTVIDQTALEGETLNANQSAPEILRIADVQTMTVEAEVTEADVVKIRPGMTAWFTTLGLPDRRWQGTVRQVKPTPETENDVVLYYVLIDVPNDDGVLMTEMTAQVFFVISEARNALTAPVSALRQQDGKTYLPLLRDGKVRLSEVQVGVEGRTEAEIVSGAQEGDLIVTGQNAEADAAQPKEQGPPGMMGPKI; encoded by the coding sequence ATGACCAAGACGCAAAAGAAAAGGCTTCGCCTCGGCGCATTCGCCGCGCTCCTGCTGGCTGCGGCCGCGGGCTTCGGCTTCGGCTTCCGGCCGGGAGCGGACGCCCCGCAATGGGAGACGATCCCGGTCAGCCGGGGAGACGTGGAAAACACCGTGACCTGTCTCGGATCGCTCCAGCCCAAGGACTACGTGGACGTGGGCGCGCAGGTCAGCGGACAGCTCAAGCAGGTTCTCGTGGACATCGGCGACCATGTGGAAAAGGGACAGCTCCTGGCCGTCATCGACGACTCGACCTACCGGGCGCAGGTGGAAGGGGACAAGGCCGAGCTGGCCAATCTCAACGCCCAGGTGGCCCAGGAGCAGGCCGAGCTGGAACTGGCCCAGCTCCAGTACAAGCGCAACGCCAAGCTGCGCGAGGCGGACGCCGTGAGCCAGAGCGACCTGGACACCTCCCGGAGCGAGCTGCGCGTGGCCGAGGCCAAGATCAACGCGCTCAAGGCCCAGATCCGCAAGGCGGAGTCGAGCCTTTCCAGCGCCCAGACCAACCTTGAATACACCCGCATCTACGCGCCCATGTCCGGCACGGTCATCGACCAGACCGCGCTGGAGGGCGAAACCCTGAACGCCAACCAGTCCGCGCCTGAAATCCTGCGCATCGCGGACGTGCAGACCATGACCGTGGAAGCCGAGGTCACCGAGGCCGACGTGGTCAAGATCAGACCCGGCATGACCGCCTGGTTCACCACCCTGGGCCTGCCCGACCGCCGCTGGCAGGGCACGGTCCGGCAGGTCAAGCCCACTCCGGAAACGGAAAACGACGTGGTCCTCTATTACGTTCTCATCGACGTGCCCAACGACGACGGGGTGCTCATGACCGAAATGACCGCCCAGGTCTTCTTCGTCATCAGCGAGGCCAGGAACGCGCTCACGGCTCCGGTTTCCGCGCTCAGGCAGCAGGACGGCAAGACCTACCTGCCGCTGCTGCGCGACGGCAAGGTGCGGCTGTCCGAGGTCCAGGTCGGCGTGGAAGGCCGCACCGAGGCGGAAATCGTCTCCGGCGCGCAGGAAGGCGACCTGATCGTCACCGGGCAGAACGCGGAAGCGGATGCCGCGCAGCCGAAGGAACAAGGCCCTCCGGGCATGATGGGACCGAAGATATGA